In Pseudomonas fluorescens NCIMB 11764, a single window of DNA contains:
- a CDS encoding 4-hydroxyphenylacetate 3-hydroxylase family protein has protein sequence MENNANKKPMAMSGARNGVRNGADYIASLQDGRSVWIDGERIKDVTVDRRFRGAIQSIADLYDIQCDPALQDKMTFESPTSGARVGRSFMLPRSADDLRLRREMMKTWMDAVGGMMGRTPDFLNVMVSAHASAHELFAAGGEQFGQNILKYHEFIRENDLALTHSLVSPDIDKRLQMFEQPGDMVMRVVRESDAGIYVSGARSVATLGPLANEVLIMPAAAKFPLVADAEAYAVGFAAPIDTPGMKMICRPSLPAKGRFANDPLTGRMDEMDAVLWFEEAFIPWERVFMYRSIKAVESAMKSPSGPHGSHQSATRSLAKMEFLLGIAYNLTEVNHSRFPNVMVQLSELVAYVETLRAMIRVAEIDCVPGPGGTVVPYEQPLNVVRAQYPAMHARALEILQLLGAGNVVVAPTVEDLYSENGPAIERYCAGADIPAERKMQLLRLAWDASCSSFAGRQNLYEKFFSGDPWRNAQMRGERYPGAREAQDRVWAFLDRNSEWDQRINGQ, from the coding sequence ATGGAAAATAACGCAAACAAAAAACCGATGGCCATGAGTGGAGCCCGCAACGGAGTACGCAACGGGGCCGATTATATCGCCTCGCTGCAAGACGGTCGCTCCGTGTGGATTGATGGCGAGCGCATCAAGGACGTGACGGTGGATCGCCGTTTCCGTGGCGCGATTCAATCCATCGCTGATCTGTATGACATCCAGTGCGATCCCGCCTTGCAGGACAAGATGACCTTCGAATCACCGACCTCAGGTGCGCGTGTTGGTCGCTCGTTCATGTTGCCGCGTTCGGCTGACGATCTGCGGCTGCGCCGGGAAATGATGAAGACCTGGATGGACGCTGTCGGCGGCATGATGGGCCGCACACCGGACTTCCTTAACGTCATGGTCAGCGCGCATGCATCGGCGCACGAACTGTTCGCTGCCGGCGGTGAGCAATTCGGCCAGAACATTCTCAAATACCATGAGTTCATCCGCGAAAACGATCTCGCGCTGACGCACTCGCTGGTGTCGCCGGACATCGACAAGCGCCTGCAAATGTTCGAGCAGCCGGGTGACATGGTCATGCGCGTGGTGCGCGAATCCGATGCCGGCATCTACGTATCCGGCGCGCGCTCAGTAGCCACCCTCGGCCCGTTGGCCAACGAAGTATTGATCATGCCGGCGGCGGCGAAATTCCCGCTGGTGGCGGATGCCGAAGCCTACGCGGTGGGTTTCGCAGCACCGATCGACACCCCCGGGATGAAGATGATTTGCCGTCCTTCGCTGCCAGCGAAGGGCCGTTTCGCCAACGACCCGCTGACCGGACGCATGGACGAAATGGACGCCGTGCTCTGGTTCGAAGAGGCGTTTATCCCGTGGGAACGGGTGTTCATGTACCGCAGCATCAAAGCGGTTGAATCGGCGATGAAGTCGCCTTCCGGCCCGCACGGTTCGCACCAGTCCGCCACCCGGTCACTGGCGAAGATGGAGTTCCTGTTGGGCATCGCCTACAACCTGACCGAAGTGAACCACAGCCGTTTCCCCAACGTCATGGTGCAGCTGTCGGAACTGGTCGCTTATGTTGAAACCCTGCGCGCGATGATTCGTGTCGCTGAAATCGACTGCGTGCCGGGCCCCGGCGGCACCGTTGTGCCGTACGAGCAACCGCTGAATGTGGTGCGCGCGCAATACCCGGCGATGCATGCGCGAGCGCTGGAAATCCTGCAATTGTTGGGTGCTGGCAACGTGGTGGTCGCGCCAACGGTCGAAGACCTCTACAGCGAAAACGGCCCTGCCATCGAGCGTTATTGCGCCGGGGCAGACATCCCTGCCGAACGCAAAATGCAGCTATTGCGGCTGGCCTGGGATGCGTCCTGCTCATCGTTTGCCGGACGCCAGAACCTGTACGAGAAGTTCTTCTCTGGCGATCCATGGCGCAACGCACAGATGCGCGGTGAACGCTATCCGGGTGCTCGCGAGGCGCAAGACCGTGTGTGGGCGTTCCTTGATCGCAATAGCGAATGGGATCAGCGCATCAACGGCCAATAA
- a CDS encoding carboxymuconolactone decarboxylase family protein, with protein sequence MPRIQLPTPDDEPEAFALLRAKRGHAPNAQIFRTLATCPEILEVFIPMADAVRDGCGIDPKLREMAIVMACQTMGTHYEHDPHWNRALKEGVLKEQMQALWDFEKSALFSDLEKAVLRLARDATRAPAQVSDKVWGDVYHGLGQKQSVALLFNIGWYNMTGRLTGPLELSNEADFTRL encoded by the coding sequence ATGCCTCGTATCCAGCTGCCCACCCCCGACGACGAACCCGAAGCCTTTGCCCTGCTGCGCGCCAAGCGTGGCCACGCGCCGAATGCGCAGATCTTTCGCACTCTGGCGACATGCCCGGAGATTCTCGAGGTTTTCATTCCCATGGCCGACGCGGTGCGCGACGGCTGTGGCATTGATCCGAAATTACGTGAGATGGCCATCGTCATGGCGTGCCAGACCATGGGCACTCATTACGAACACGATCCGCATTGGAATCGGGCCCTCAAGGAAGGCGTGCTAAAGGAACAGATGCAAGCGCTGTGGGATTTTGAAAAGAGCGCGCTGTTCTCCGATCTGGAGAAGGCCGTGCTGCGCCTGGCCCGGGACGCAACCCGCGCGCCGGCGCAGGTCAGCGACAAGGTCTGGGGAGACGTTTACCACGGCCTCGGGCAAAAGCAGAGCGTGGCGCTGCTGTTCAATATTGGTTGGTACAACATGACCGGTCGGTTGACTGGCCCCCTCGAGTTGAGCAACGAGGCCGATTTCACTCGGCTCTGA
- a CDS encoding VOC family protein, producing MPLPTPVYYPPFNITRSSHAVITSRDLEASRDFYEQVIGLVLTELDADTLYFRGLEEVCHHSLVIKRHDGEHSAEAIGFRVYTEEELDKAAHFYKSKGLPARWIEVPHQGRTLLVNDPAGTPVQLCATMTTTPRVYTQFQDFKGGAAMRFDHYQIQVPNVQEQTDFYAEMGFRISEYMALDEKLIATFMFRKPGTQDIVFLENPGPRLHHFAYTVSDSHSILRACDIAGNLGMGDVVERGPGRHGPAGVLFVYLRDPDGHRVELFCDHYLLIDIEVEPVAWDVRKPGLALRWGMPPQECWFNETTAFSGIATKQLDHERGPLVTLETYLADKARVRAAK from the coding sequence ATGCCATTGCCAACACCGGTCTATTACCCGCCGTTCAATATCACCCGCTCGAGTCACGCCGTCATCACTTCACGCGACCTGGAAGCCAGTCGCGATTTTTACGAACAGGTCATTGGCCTGGTGCTGACCGAACTCGATGCCGACACCCTGTATTTCCGCGGTCTGGAAGAGGTTTGCCACCACAGTCTGGTGATCAAGCGCCACGACGGCGAGCACTCTGCCGAAGCCATCGGTTTTCGGGTGTACACCGAAGAAGAGCTGGACAAGGCCGCGCACTTCTATAAATCCAAAGGCTTGCCGGCCCGCTGGATCGAAGTGCCGCATCAGGGCCGTACGCTGCTGGTCAATGACCCGGCCGGCACCCCGGTGCAGCTCTGCGCCACGATGACCACGACGCCGCGCGTGTACACGCAATTTCAGGACTTCAAAGGTGGCGCGGCGATGCGCTTCGACCACTACCAGATCCAAGTGCCGAACGTGCAGGAGCAGACCGATTTCTACGCTGAGATGGGTTTTCGCATCTCCGAATACATGGCGCTGGACGAGAAGTTGATTGCGACTTTCATGTTCCGCAAGCCCGGCACCCAGGACATCGTATTCCTGGAGAACCCGGGCCCGCGTCTGCACCATTTTGCCTACACCGTATCCGACTCCCACAGCATCCTGCGCGCCTGCGATATCGCCGGCAATCTGGGCATGGGCGATGTCGTGGAGCGTGGCCCGGGTCGGCATGGCCCGGCCGGTGTGCTGTTCGTTTACCTGCGCGATCCAGATGGCCATCGGGTCGAGTTGTTCTGTGATCACTACCTGCTGATCGATATCGAGGTCGAGCCCGTTGCGTGGGACGTGCGCAAGCCCGGCCTGGCGCTGCGTTGGGGCATGCCCCCGCAGGAATGCTGGTTCAACGAGACCACCGCGTTCAGCGGCATTGCGACCAAACAGCTCGATCACGAGCGTGGCCCGTTGGTCACCCTGGAAACTTATCTGGCGGACAAGGCCCGCGTCAGAGCCGCCAAATAG
- a CDS encoding flavin reductase, translated as MTTQTATQTDPSKAGPSFDSRALRDAFGSFATGVTIVTTAGPDGVDIGLTANSFSSVSLDPPMVLWSLARTSLNMDAFRNNGHFAVHILSADQEALSSRFASKGIDRFEGLTLDRGPDGVPLLPDCMARFTCKLAYQYEGGDHVIFVGEIVDFGHSARKPLVFHGGRYGMLLPKQAVASVESADEFSNLSSDDLLYQVSNAYLRTRQSVIEKLESRQWTAEEYAVLSIIGREDGLCMPEIVARSEKVRGQGISAAIVQQLITRGLLEEVDASDGRIAVRLTADGRHAVLELIAIRKSSEADVQGKLDPSEVQLLKHLLARLDA; from the coding sequence ATGACGACACAGACAGCAACTCAAACAGATCCTTCCAAAGCCGGGCCGAGCTTCGATAGCCGCGCGCTGCGTGACGCTTTTGGCTCGTTTGCTACGGGCGTGACGATTGTCACTACTGCGGGGCCTGACGGCGTCGACATCGGTTTGACCGCGAACAGTTTCTCTTCGGTGTCGCTGGATCCACCGATGGTGCTTTGGAGCCTGGCGCGCACCTCGTTGAACATGGATGCCTTCCGCAACAACGGGCATTTCGCCGTGCATATCCTCTCCGCGGATCAGGAAGCGTTGTCGTCGCGCTTTGCGAGCAAAGGCATTGACCGTTTCGAAGGGCTTACGCTGGATCGCGGCCCGGACGGCGTGCCTTTGCTACCCGACTGCATGGCGCGCTTCACCTGCAAACTCGCCTATCAGTACGAGGGCGGCGATCACGTCATTTTCGTCGGCGAGATTGTCGATTTCGGCCATTCGGCGCGCAAACCACTGGTGTTCCATGGCGGCCGCTACGGCATGTTGCTGCCAAAGCAAGCCGTCGCCTCAGTTGAATCGGCAGACGAGTTCAGTAACCTGTCTTCTGATGATCTGCTGTATCAGGTTTCGAATGCTTATTTGCGCACGCGCCAAAGCGTGATTGAAAAGCTCGAATCCCGGCAGTGGACGGCCGAGGAATACGCAGTGCTTAGCATCATTGGCCGTGAAGACGGCTTGTGCATGCCGGAAATCGTTGCGCGCAGCGAGAAGGTACGCGGTCAGGGCATTTCCGCTGCGATCGTACAACAGCTCATCACGCGAGGCCTGTTGGAGGAGGTGGACGCCAGTGACGGCCGTATTGCCGTCAGGTTGACTGCCGATGGCCGTCACGCGGTGCTGGAACTGATCGCCATCCGCAAGTCGAGCGAGGCCGATGTGCAGGGCAAGCTCGATCCGAGTGAAGTGCAATTGCTCAAGCACCTTCTGGCCAGGCTCGACGCATGA
- a CDS encoding fumarylacetoacetate hydrolase family protein, giving the protein MKIARYQSSAGPERLGIVTAASGREHLIDVAKAAAVRGGPATPTSVMALIEGGAAAMDATRELLRWAADRQDPLWMDDPNTVEWLTPVPEKSIFCAGRNFGRHKLESMKGNADNASKLHSDFPTGFIKLGRTLVPHKSQVKRPDDVLDFDYEVEIVLVIGKAIDARRDIDPASAIFGYTIFNDLSAREWQLREMQNGMIMLGKNFPGFGPIGPYILTADEVPDPKALVLWLKVNGELRQHSDCRDLIFGFAEMLAFWSRFGLVPGDLISTGTPEGVALHHKPDPHEWYLKPGDRVEAGVDGIGVLETFIV; this is encoded by the coding sequence ATGAAGATCGCACGCTACCAATCATCCGCAGGGCCCGAACGACTCGGGATCGTCACTGCCGCGTCGGGGCGTGAACACCTCATTGATGTCGCGAAAGCGGCGGCTGTGCGAGGCGGCCCAGCCACACCTACATCGGTAATGGCCCTGATCGAGGGCGGCGCAGCGGCGATGGACGCCACCCGCGAGTTGCTCCGGTGGGCGGCGGATCGTCAGGATCCGCTGTGGATGGATGACCCCAATACCGTCGAGTGGCTGACGCCGGTGCCGGAGAAATCGATCTTCTGCGCCGGGCGCAATTTTGGCCGGCACAAGCTGGAGTCGATGAAGGGCAATGCCGACAACGCCAGCAAACTGCACAGCGATTTCCCGACCGGTTTCATCAAACTCGGGCGCACGCTGGTGCCGCATAAAAGTCAGGTGAAGCGGCCCGACGATGTGCTCGATTTCGACTACGAAGTCGAGATCGTGCTGGTGATCGGCAAGGCGATCGACGCGCGCCGCGATATCGATCCAGCCAGCGCCATTTTCGGCTACACCATTTTCAATGACCTGTCGGCACGGGAATGGCAGCTGCGCGAAATGCAGAACGGCATGATCATGCTCGGCAAGAACTTTCCGGGGTTTGGCCCGATCGGCCCCTACATTTTGACCGCCGACGAAGTACCGGACCCCAAAGCCCTGGTGCTGTGGCTGAAGGTCAATGGCGAGTTGCGCCAGCACTCCGACTGTCGCGATTTGATTTTCGGTTTCGCCGAAATGCTCGCGTTCTGGTCGCGTTTCGGTCTGGTGCCCGGCGATTTGATCAGCACCGGTACGCCTGAAGGCGTGGCCTTGCACCACAAGCCCGATCCGCATGAGTGGTACCTCAAACCGGGCGACCGGGTGGAGGCGGGCGTTGACGGTATCGGCGTCCTCGAAACGTTCATCGTCTAG
- a CDS encoding glutathione S-transferase family protein — MKLFFLPGACQIGIHALLAEIGKPFEIEKAARAGTPEFEAYTQINPKGKVPALIRDDGSLLTEFPVIALYLARTNPERELIPTDIEGEIRVLEMTEYLVSTVHMQGYTRARRPEKFAPSEADHAAVKAQGLKIFQAGLDRAERQINGKDWLFEKMTIADFALFYLEHWCVVNGIGKLGQSCQAHHDRLWANVEIRRAIESELIT; from the coding sequence ATGAAATTGTTCTTTTTGCCCGGTGCCTGCCAGATTGGCATCCATGCCTTGCTTGCTGAAATCGGCAAGCCGTTCGAGATCGAGAAAGCAGCGCGCGCGGGCACGCCAGAGTTCGAGGCGTACACGCAGATCAACCCCAAGGGCAAAGTCCCCGCGCTGATTCGCGACGATGGTTCGCTGCTCACCGAGTTCCCGGTGATCGCGCTCTATCTCGCCCGGACGAACCCCGAGCGAGAGCTGATCCCGACGGACATCGAAGGCGAGATTCGTGTGCTGGAAATGACTGAGTATTTGGTATCTACCGTGCACATGCAAGGCTACACTCGCGCTCGCCGGCCAGAGAAGTTTGCGCCGAGCGAAGCAGATCATGCGGCGGTGAAAGCGCAGGGTCTGAAGATATTCCAGGCCGGGCTCGACCGGGCAGAACGACAGATCAACGGCAAAGACTGGCTCTTCGAAAAAATGACCATCGCCGATTTCGCGCTCTTCTATCTGGAGCATTGGTGCGTGGTCAACGGCATCGGCAAGCTGGGGCAAAGTTGTCAGGCGCACCACGATCGTCTGTGGGCGAACGTTGAAATCCGTCGCGCGATCGAGTCCGAACTCATTACTTGA
- a CDS encoding LysR family transcriptional regulator: MDMLLKLKAFVVTADTGNFSAAARTLYTSPSVIMKRVDELEWDFKTTFFDRSTRRLTLTDTGQSYLTHARQLLRAYSDMASGAILSPGAIEGPIRIKAPAVLIRQGLGDLFTRYRAEHPMVQLEIVASDRGGNPAEEGFDISVGMDQMAYSDVVEQVIRPFPRVMCAAPAYLARCEALLHPRDLVDHPCLSFSLAGSIWAFNSPEGRIEVDVRPVLITNDEGYLCAAARDGQGIVQLALPIVADALTAGELVPVLEQFPLVERWVKIMVPTARLELTRVKLLFDKMALHLTSDNS, encoded by the coding sequence ATGGACATGCTGTTGAAGCTGAAGGCTTTCGTCGTCACCGCCGACACCGGTAACTTCTCAGCCGCTGCGCGCACGCTGTACACCTCGCCCTCGGTCATCATGAAGCGGGTTGACGAACTCGAATGGGATTTCAAAACCACCTTCTTCGATCGCTCAACCCGCCGTTTGACCCTGACTGACACCGGGCAAAGCTACCTGACTCATGCCCGGCAGCTGCTGCGCGCTTACAGCGACATGGCCAGTGGCGCGATCTTAAGCCCCGGCGCCATCGAAGGCCCGATCAGGATCAAAGCCCCGGCGGTGCTGATCCGCCAGGGCCTCGGCGATCTGTTTACCCGTTACCGTGCTGAACATCCGATGGTGCAACTGGAGATTGTTGCGTCTGATCGGGGCGGTAATCCGGCGGAGGAGGGCTTCGATATCTCGGTCGGCATGGATCAGATGGCCTACTCGGATGTGGTCGAGCAGGTCATCCGCCCCTTTCCTCGGGTGATGTGTGCGGCGCCGGCGTATCTCGCGCGATGTGAAGCGCTGTTGCATCCTCGCGACCTGGTCGATCATCCCTGTCTGTCGTTTTCCCTTGCCGGGTCAATCTGGGCGTTCAACTCGCCCGAAGGCCGGATAGAAGTGGACGTGCGTCCGGTGCTCATCACCAACGATGAAGGCTATTTGTGCGCCGCCGCCCGCGATGGCCAGGGGATTGTGCAACTGGCCTTGCCGATCGTTGCCGATGCTCTGACAGCGGGGGAGTTGGTGCCGGTGCTGGAGCAATTCCCGCTGGTGGAGCGCTGGGTGAAAATCATGGTGCCGACGGCGCGACTGGAGCTGACGCGGGTGAAGCTGCTGTTCGATAAAATGGCACTGCATTTAACCAGCGACAACTCCTGA